The following DNA comes from Cloacibacillus sp..
CTTCGCTCTTTATATTGTAGGTAACGGGGTCGACATCGGCGAATACCGGCGTCGCTCCGTTGCGCGTAATGCAGCTTACGGTGGCGAAGAAGGTGAAGGGAGTCGTTATCACCTCGTCGCCCGGCTTCAGGTCGAGGGCCATCAGCGCGAGCACGAGGGCGTCGGTGCCGGAGGCGCAGCCGACGGCGTTCTTCACCTCCAGGTAGGCGGCGATCTCTTTTTCAAGGGCCTCCACCTCGGGGCCGAGTATGAAGTGCTGAGTGTCGAGCACTCGGAGAACGGCGACGTTTACCTCCTCTTTTACACGCGCATAGTTCCTTGTCAGGTCAAAAGACGGTATCTTTGTATTTTCTGTCATGATATTACCTCCGTTCAATCTTTTTTTCTTGAATCAGGCACTTCAAGCACCCGATGCGAATGGTGCAGATGCTCCCTCATATGCTCCTGCGCCCTCTCCTTGTCACGCTGGGCTATCGCGCGGAGTATCGCCCGGTGCTCCTGCGAAGAGTAGTTATCCTTCTCGTCGAACTGGTCGTAGAAGAAGATATAGACGTTGGTACGGAGCATGATGTTGTCAATATACTCGCAGAGCACATTGTTCTTTCCCGATTCCGCGATGAGGCGGTGGAAGGTGTTATTTGCCTCAAGAAAGGCGTCGAGATCCTTATTTTCAAAGGCGCTCTCCTCGGAGCGCAGCACCTCTTCCAGCCGTTCAAGCACACGGCGGTCCATACCGTTGCGGCAGGCGAGCTCCACGCTGAGGCTTTCAAGATATTCGCGCACATTATAGGCGCTTTCCATTTCGTTCACCGTCGGGGCCGCCACTCTCGCGCCGCTGTTGGGGACGATCTTGACCAGCCCCTCGTTGGCAAGGCGCCTCAGCGCCTCGCGCACGGGAGTCCTGCTCACTCCCATCTCTGTCGCTATCTTTACCTCGAGCAGTCTCTGCGACGGCTTCAGCTCCTTGCTGACGATCTTGCCGCGCAGATCGAGATAGACAAAATCCGAAGATGTGTTATATATCCTGGAACGCTGCATCATTACAAAATAATCCCCCTACTTGATGTTGCCCTGCTGCGATAAACTCTTCCTTAAAATTGCCCCGTATAAAATTTTCAGCCTCCGCGGTGGGCGCGGAGAATGCGTGTAAGAGCCCTTGACTCTCACTGTGTAGTACAAGAACAACTAATCTTAGCATAAAATCCCGTATCCGCAACATATCCCCGCTGCAAGTCGGCACAGGAAGATCCAAGCAGAAACAGCCTATAGGGCCGTCCGCCGATCGTCGCAGATCAAAAAATGCCGATTTGGCGTCAATGGGCTGAGTAATAAATTGTAATTTATCTCTTTTCCCACCCGAAGGAAATCGTCCGCTATATTGCCACAATAACAGAAAAATGAAGTAGAATATCCCCATGAGTAAACGACTGATAGTATTGTTTTTATCATTTTCCACAATAATCGCTTACGGCTACGCGCTCGGGGGCCTTGGGAGCTACGCGATGGGCGTGCCAAAACCGCTGCCGATCGCCGCGGGGCTCATCGGCGGTACGTTCTGCGCCTATCTCGCGCTGAAGATCTGGCGTCTCTATCTGGCGGAGATCGAGGCTGAGAACCAACGTATGGATGAGGAGCGCGAAGGGGACGAAGAAGAGGAATAGCCCTATCTCGCGGAGACTCCTCCTGATAATGGAAGTATCAAAACTGGCCCGATTCACTAATTTATTTTGCCATAGTAAACCAGGCCGGTTTTTTTATAGTTTCGCCGCCGCGCGGCGGAGCAGGTGACCGATGATTTTGCCGTTCTACGCGGCGGCGGACAAGGCAGCCGCCGGCTCTTGCTTATGCCTATTCGTCAAAAATAGAGACGATCTCTCCGTCCAGGATGCGGTTCATATTTCTGACGGCGCAGAAGTTGCCGCACATGCTGCAGGTATCCTCCCTTTCGGGCTTTGATTCGGCGCGGTAGCGCCTCGCCTTTTCCGGGTCTATCGCCAGCGTGAACATCTTTTCCCAGTCGAGCTTTTTACGCGCGAGGCTCATGTCGTGATCCCAGTCCTTCGCGCCCGGCACTCCCTTGGCGATGTCGGCGGCGTGCGCCGCGATCCGCGCGGCGATTATTCCCTCCTTGATGTCGTCGACGCCGGGCAGACGCAGATGTTCGGCGGGCGTCACATAACAGAGGAAGGCGGCTCCGTTCGCGGCGGCCAGCGCGCCGCCTATCGCGGAGGTGATATGGTCATAGCCGGGGGCGACGTCGGTGATGATCGGACCGAGCACGTAGAAGGGCGCTCCGTGGCAGAGGGTCTTTTCTATCTCCATATTCGCCGCGATCTGGTTCAGCGGCATGTGCCCCGGCCCCTCTATCATCACCTGCACATCTCTCGCCCAGGCCCGTTTTGTCAGCTCTCCGAGCGTTATCAGTTCGCCGATCTGCGAGGCGTCGGTAGCGTCCGCGATACAGCCGGGACGGCAGGCGTCGCCCAAGCTCAGCGTCACGTCATATTCGCGGCAGATGTCGAGCAGCTCGTCAAAGCGTTCGTAGAATGGATTTTCATTGCCGGTCATCTCCATCCAGGCGAAGATTATCGAGCCGCCGTGGGAGACGATATTCGTCAGACGCCTATTTTTTTTGAATTTTTCCGCCGTGTCACGGTTGATGCCGCAATGGACGGTCATGAAATCGACCCCGTCCCGCGCGTGCATGCGCGCGATGTCGATCCACTCCGCCGCCGTTATCTGCGCGAGCGGCTTGTTATAATAGACCACGGCGTCATAAATCGGTACGGTGCCGATCATCGCGGGACAGTTTTCCGTCAGACAGCGGCGGAATTTTCTTGTATCCCCAAAGGAGCTGAGGTCCATGATCGCCTCCGCACCCATTTCGACGGCGCTGCGCACCTTCTGAAATTCCATCTCCAAGTCGGTCATGTCCCGCGAGGTGCCGAGGTTGACGTTGATCTTCGTCCTGAGCATCGAGCCCAACCCATTCGGCGAGATCACGGTGTGCAGCCTGTTGCAGGGGATTATCGCCCGCCCCTCCGCCAGCAGCTTCATCAGCTTACCCGCCTCAATGTGCTCCTTCTCCGCGACCGCAGTCATCTCCTTCGTGAGGATTCCTCTGCGCGCCGCCTCCATCTGCGTCCGATATTCCACGTACCATCACTCTCTTTCCATAAATAAGCGGGGGAACACCCGAACCGGCATTCCCCCGCTAAAAAGACATATATGCTATCTTCCTACGGCGGCATTACCCGCATCAGGTGTAAGGGTCGAAGTTCGATTACTTCCTCTCAGCCTGCTTCGCAAGCTCCCCTGTATTGTTATCTAATTAGAGCATTAACAGAAATCTTTGTCAACTATGGATAGTCAAGCGATTTAGCCGCCCGATATAGAAAAGGAGGCCGCCCGCGGGCGGCCTCTCATGTACGGCTAAAGATAGAATTGTTACTGCGCGAGAAAATCCGCCGCGAACTGCGCCGCGAGCGCCGCCCCCATCGGGAGTATCTTCTCGTCGACCGTGTAACATTCGTGATGGTTGGACATCCCCGAGCCGGGAACATTTTCACTGCGTCCGCCAATGAAACCATAAACTCCCGGGGCCTTCTCCATGAGGAAGGAGAAATCCTCCGAGCCCATCAGCTTTTCAAAGGGGACGAGCGCCTCTTCGCCGAAGAGCTTCACCGCCGCGCCGCGCGCCGTCTCCATGACCTTTTCGTCGGAATTTATCACGGCGGGACAGAGATATTTGTATTCAAGCTCCGCGGTGCAACCGTAGCCGGCCGCCACATCTTCGGCGGTCTTTCTGATCATCTCCTCCATTTGCAGGCGAAATTTCGGATCGAAGGTACGCACCGTGCCGTCCATGACGG
Coding sequences within:
- a CDS encoding GntR family transcriptional regulator, with the translated sequence MMQRSRIYNTSSDFVYLDLRGKIVSKELKPSQRLLEVKIATEMGVSRTPVREALRRLANEGLVKIVPNSGARVAAPTVNEMESAYNVREYLESLSVELACRNGMDRRVLERLEEVLRSEESAFENKDLDAFLEANNTFHRLIAESGKNNVLCEYIDNIMLRTNVYIFFYDQFDEKDNYSSQEHRAILRAIAQRDKERAQEHMREHLHHSHRVLEVPDSRKKD
- the thiC gene encoding phosphomethylpyrimidine synthase ThiC, giving the protein MEYRTQMEAARRGILTKEMTAVAEKEHIEAGKLMKLLAEGRAIIPCNRLHTVISPNGLGSMLRTKINVNLGTSRDMTDLEMEFQKVRSAVEMGAEAIMDLSSFGDTRKFRRCLTENCPAMIGTVPIYDAVVYYNKPLAQITAAEWIDIARMHARDGVDFMTVHCGINRDTAEKFKKNRRLTNIVSHGGSIIFAWMEMTGNENPFYERFDELLDICREYDVTLSLGDACRPGCIADATDASQIGELITLGELTKRAWARDVQVMIEGPGHMPLNQIAANMEIEKTLCHGAPFYVLGPIITDVAPGYDHITSAIGGALAAANGAAFLCYVTPAEHLRLPGVDDIKEGIIAARIAAHAADIAKGVPGAKDWDHDMSLARKKLDWEKMFTLAIDPEKARRYRAESKPEREDTCSMCGNFCAVRNMNRILDGEIVSIFDE